A stretch of the Streptococcus oralis genome encodes the following:
- the csn2-St gene encoding CRISPR-associated protein Csn2-St, with protein MKMNISHPYKDNISLSFGQFTQIVGQDQQLKYYIWQILLWYFGGKKYSEEDLVLFEQNEPKILIDDTMVSRSEFSVIQVSNINDLIEQMEYKKGTVAYDYIKKKITSIEIMEQIENINDNLDRISLLLNLKLNLQLDDIIYHTEAKYFNTDQLIQKNFLPYFGKNNKNISFEFVDNKTKFLLFLSMIEVMATNSSEKFLLVLRNLDDFLSFNDFVECCEKMEFLTNHSDSLYIVSFPSNEGYLHVKKEVLEEINIVSDYVDHFYSLEFMYDRFTNQYPINQIPDEREFLTSLRKIGSYLFSSDILYMSLSVEDQVALKILNNLYQYKMKTKFRIESINPMLLKYLEE; from the coding sequence ATGAAAATGAACATTAGTCATCCGTATAAGGATAATATTTCATTAAGTTTTGGTCAATTTACTCAAATTGTAGGTCAAGATCAGCAATTAAAATACTATATTTGGCAGATACTATTGTGGTATTTTGGAGGAAAAAAATATAGTGAGGAAGATTTAGTTCTATTTGAACAAAATGAGCCTAAAATACTAATAGACGATACAATGGTTTCACGGTCAGAATTTAGTGTAATTCAAGTGTCCAATATCAATGATTTGATTGAACAAATGGAATATAAAAAAGGGACAGTAGCTTATGATTATATAAAGAAAAAGATTACTTCTATAGAGATAATGGAGCAAATTGAAAATATCAATGATAACTTGGATAGGATTTCATTATTACTGAATCTGAAGTTGAATCTTCAACTAGATGACATTATCTATCATACCGAAGCAAAATATTTTAATACGGATCAATTGATTCAAAAGAATTTTTTACCATACTTTGGGAAAAATAATAAAAATATATCCTTTGAATTTGTAGACAATAAGACAAAGTTTTTATTATTTCTTTCCATGATAGAAGTTATGGCGACGAACAGTTCTGAAAAGTTTTTGCTTGTCTTACGAAATTTGGATGATTTTCTATCCTTTAATGATTTTGTTGAATGTTGCGAGAAAATGGAGTTTTTGACTAATCATAGTGATTCATTATATATTGTTTCATTTCCTTCCAATGAAGGTTATCTTCATGTCAAGAAAGAAGTTTTAGAGGAAATCAATATTGTTTCCGATTATGTTGATCATTTTTATTCGCTAGAATTTATGTATGATCGCTTTACCAATCAGTATCCAATAAATCAAATACCTGATGAACGAGAATTTTTAACTTCTTTAAGAAAAATTGGATCCTATTTATTTAGCTCGGACATTCTCTATATGAGTTTATCTGTAGAAGATCAAGTAGCATTAAAAATTTTGAATAATTTGTATCAGTACAAAATGAAAACAAAATTCCGTATTGAATCAATCAATCCAATGTTATTGAAATATTTGGAAGAATAG
- the cas2 gene encoding CRISPR-associated endonuclease Cas2, whose product MRYEALRLLCFFDLPMETNQEKRVYRNFRKDLIANGFEMLQFSVYYRTCPNRSFASKFYKKLSQSNLPSGNVRLLAVTEKQFSEMVLIIGGKTKQEEVVSDNKLVVI is encoded by the coding sequence ATGAGGTATGAAGCATTGAGATTATTGTGTTTTTTTGATCTACCAATGGAAACAAATCAAGAAAAAAGAGTCTATCGTAATTTTCGAAAAGACTTAATAGCAAATGGTTTTGAGATGTTACAGTTTTCTGTCTATTATCGAACCTGTCCTAATCGAAGTTTTGCGAGCAAATTCTATAAAAAATTAAGTCAAAGTAATTTACCAAGTGGGAATGTCCGTTTGCTAGCAGTGACTGAAAAACAATTTTCTGAAATGGTTTTGATTATAGGTGGAAAAACAAAGCAAGAAGAAGTAGTCAGTGATAATAAGTTGGTAGTTATATGA